Proteins from one Telopea speciosissima isolate NSW1024214 ecotype Mountain lineage chromosome 1, Tspe_v1, whole genome shotgun sequence genomic window:
- the LOC122667699 gene encoding 3-hexulose-6-phosphate isomerase-like has protein sequence MAEQNNSMSSMASEICNQIQSVFTQGETEERTVLEILVEEIASAAGRNGRIFFYACGREGLMLKALCMRLAHLGLSVHVVADMTTPPISSNDLLVASAGPGGISTVDAICGVARSNGARVLFLTAQPKSESATKYATVIGFIPAQTMADDHQPQQQSSTRQLLPMGSLFEGVMFVLFEMVVFRLAEVLGQTPEAIRARHTNLE, from the coding sequence ATGGCAGAGCAGAACAATTCAATGTCAAGCATGGCATCGGAGATATGCAATCAGATACAATCCGTGTTCACGCAGGGGGAAACTGAGGAGCGGACGGTGCTGGAGATACTGGTGGAAGAAATCGCATCAGCAGCCGGCAGAAATGGACGCATCTTCTTTTACGCTTGTGGTCGCGAGGGTCTGATGCTCAAAGCCCTTTGCATGCGTCTCGCTCACCTTGGCCTTTCCGTCCATGTTGTTGCCGACATGACTACGCCTCCCATCTCATCCAATGATCTTCTCGTTGCTTCTGCTGGTCCTGGTGGGATTTCGACTGTGGATGCTATCTGTGGTGTGGCTCGTTCCAACGGTGCTCGGGTGTTGTTCCTCACAGCTCAGCCTAAATCAGAGTCAGCCACCAAATACGCCACCGTGATTGGTTTCATTCCGGCGCAGACCATGGCTGACGATCATCAGCCTCAGCAACAAAGCAGTACTCGGCAGCTGCTTCCGATGGGAAGCTTATTCGAAGGAGTGATGTTTGTGTTGTTCGAGATGGTGGTGTTTAGATTGGCCGAGGTTCTTGGTCAGACTCCCGAGGCCATCCGAGCCCGTCACACCAATCTCGAATAG